The following is a genomic window from Hallerella porci.
CGCTCACTTTATCCGTCGAACCAAATTCCTTGAGCGATTCCTGCATTTCGGAAATAGGATATCCGCGGTCAGGGCTGAACGGACCGTTATAATACGGCTTCAAAGTTGAAAGGTCGAGTTCGATGACTTTGTCAAAGAATTTTTCGGGATTTGCTTCGACTTCGGGATCGGCAGCGAGATAATTCCGAATTTTATTGGCTTCGTCAGCGACCGCTTCGCGGCCGGTTGCGCGCAGATAACGTTCCATCGAGTCGTCGTAGCTGAATGTGCTGCAAGTTGCACCGACTTCTGCGCCCATATTTGCGATGCTCGCTTTACCCGTTGCCGAAAGAGCGCGTGCGCCTTCGCCAAAGTATTCGATAATCGCATTCGTGCCACCTTTGACCGTGAGCAAACGCGCGACTTTTAAGATGACATCTTTCGGGCTTGCAAATCCGGTGAGCTTTCCCTTCAAATGAATGCCGATAAGCTTCGGGTATTTGAGTTCCCAAGGAAGTCCGACCATCGCATCGACAGCGTCTGCGCCGCCCACGCCGATAGCGAGCATGCCGAGACCGCCCGCGTTGACCGTGTGCGAGTCCGTTCCAATCATCATGCCGCCGGGGAATGCGTAATTTTCGAGCACGACTTGGTGAATAATTCCTGCGCCCGGTTTCCAAAAGTCAATGCCATATTTGGCTGCGACCGAAGAGAGGAAACCGTAAACTTCTTTATTTTCTTCAAGAGCTTTCGGCAAATCTTCTTCTTTGCCGTTGCGCGCTGTAATCAAATGATCGCAGTGCACCGAAGAGGGAAGTGCTACTTTGGATTTTCCTGCTGTTGTAAACTGGAGCAGAGCCATTTGTGCGGTTGCATCTTGCATGGCAACGCGATCGGGATGAAATTCGGCAAACGAATTTCCGCGCTCGTAAACTTGCTTCTCGGCTCCATCGATTAAATGCGAGTAGAGAATTTTTTCTGCAAGAGTGAGCGGGCGACCGAGAAGCTTTCGGGCTGCGTCCACGCGAGCAGGAATTTTAGAGTAACGATCCTTGATCATGTCCAGGTTGAAAAGCATAGAATTACCTCATAGACGTGTGTAAAAAAATTTAGAAAATTAGGAATGATGGGCAAGACAAATAAAGCGAAAACAAATTTATTTGATTTCATTTCTGCATCGCCGCTAATTTATAATTAACAATTATGTGCAAGACGAGCGTTGCAAAAACAAGCCAGCTTATTTTTATTACCGAGTCATATCCATAAAAATGTAAAATCGCATTTTGCGCAGAACGGTGCGCACTATCTTAATTTTTCATTGTTGCTCGATGCATTATTTTCAAATTCAAAATCATCAAAGCCGTTCCAATTGTGGCGATGAAAAACGTTTTCAATTGAAATTCTTTCACGATGAGTTGCGTTGAAAAATAGCCGTATGGCAAAAGCAAAAGACTTGATACAAGTCCAGGCACATAACCTTTGACAAGAATTGCTTGCAATAAATGAATGATTAAATGAATCCCAAAGGCGAAAAGCAAAGCAGTTTCAATGTATTGCCAAAAAGAAATTTTAGCAAGCATTAAAATGGTTCCGAATAGAATTATGCAAAATTCTTCAAAGGCAATAACTGCAAATTTTTTTGTATCGAGTTTTGCTAAATGTTCCAAGATATTTTTTGCGAAAGGAAATTTTTTCACAATGCGATTCTGATTTTTCAAAACCCACGAATGCTGAAATAAAATTTCTTCGAAATCGTGAAGGCTAAATGCTACAGGCAAAAGCAGATAAAGTAAAACGAGAGAATCCATAACGATAAGGAAAAAATAGAAATTACATCAAAAGAACTCCGATTAGACATTCTAATGGTGCTTTGGTCGCATATTGTAGATAAATCCAATGGCTCGAATATTTGGAATGAATTTTTTGAATGCGAATTGAATCACGATTTTCAAAAATGAGCTTTTGAATTTTTGCGGAATCCAAATTATAATCGCGAATATAAAGATTTTTTCTATAGCATCTTGTTATGATTATTGTAGAGGTTTTTCGGTAACGAAGTCAAATGTTATTGCAAAAAATTGGATCTACTATCTTATGAGAAATTTCATCATCTCAATTTTTCTTTTCAAACATCATTAAAAAAGCCCCGCGATGCGGGGCTTTCTTTCAAATTTTTGGGTTAGTTGATTTTTCCAACTAAGTTGCCGGTGAAACCGTAATCGCGAGAAGTGCCGTAGCTGTGAGCGCCGAAAGAAAGGGTGAAGCGCTTGGTGAGCGGCTTTTCGATGTAGAAGGCGCCGAGGACGTCTTTCACATGCTTCTTATCGGTGTCTGCGTAATCGGTATTTTGACGATCGTGAATGTATTCGGCTTCGAGAATGATGCGGTAATCACGCGGGGTGAAAAGGATACCGCCGGTAATCGGAGCGACGAGATCTTTCGTGCGGGTGCGTTCCTTGCCGAAGCGATCGATATAAGTTTCTTCGGCGTCGATGCCCATAAGAGCGCCTTCGAGGAAGAAGTAAGCGAGATCGCTAACAATCGGAGTCTTGCCTTGGAGAGAAATCGTGTGCTTCACATCGGTATCGTCATCGTGAACGAGGTCGAAGACGTTTGTGCGGTAGCCCAAATCCAAGTTCAAGAATTCAATTCCCGAAAGATCGTGGAAGTGGAACATTAAGCGGAGATCGCCTGTGTTCAAATTCGGCGTGGTGCTGATGAATGCAACATCCATCGTCATCGTTTCGGTCGGCGTGAGCGTAAATTGGAGAGCGTTTTCGCTATTTGCACCGCTCTTAAAGCCGTTGTAGTAACCATCGACGTAGTTACCGAAGTAGTCACCGTTCTTTTGAGTGAATTCCCAACGACCGAGCTTGATTGCGGCATAACGCGTATGTTGTTCTGCCCAAGCTTCGTGAATTTCAAAGAGATCGCGGTATTCGTAAGTATCAGCGGTGTCGCCGTTTGCGGTGTGATGCGTATGATATTGATTATCTTGCAAATCACCCGGATACATCCAAATTAAAATCTTGCCGTTAAAGTCATTGGAATGC
Proteins encoded in this region:
- a CDS encoding HXXEE domain-containing protein codes for the protein MDSLVLLYLLLPVAFSLHDFEEILFQHSWVLKNQNRIVKKFPFAKNILEHLAKLDTKKFAVIAFEEFCIILFGTILMLAKISFWQYIETALLFAFGIHLIIHLLQAILVKGYVPGLVSSLLLLPYGYFSTQLIVKEFQLKTFFIATIGTALMILNLKIMHRATMKN